The Daphnia magna isolate NIES unplaced genomic scaffold, ASM2063170v1.1 Dm_contigs114, whole genome shotgun sequence DNA segment TGGCACTAAGGGTCTAATCAtggagatttaaaaaaaaaaaaaatgacgtgaaaaagggggaaagatCATCCCGTGCAAAGACTAAATCGTGCGTCTAAACTAAAGACGggatatcttttttttttttgtttatcatcaCACAAGAAAAGGGCCGGCACTTACGCTCCCTTCCTATTTcgatttgttttatattttagtttgtgttttgtttttatgtatatataaaaTCCCCATTTGGTATGCATGGACCTAAATCGGGCCCAGTGACATCCAGGAACCTACACCCCGACAGTTAGAAACGAAAACgaacagaaatgaaaaaacaaaggtAAAAATCGAAACCAAAATGGGGGGGGAAACGAAaatttgcaattaaaaaatcatctttttttttttttcatttacaaagaaataagaagagaGCTATTTAGTAGAGAGCCAACACTTACCGGAAGGATTGTCGGCCAGAACGTCGAGAAAGTCATCCGTTTCCATTTCTAATTTGGCTCGATGCCATGCAGACTCTACCTCAGTTTTGTCCAGGCGACGGGCTCCAGCAGATGGCGGAACGGGTTCGCCCTCTCTTCTCACTTGACGGGCCAAGTCTCTTTGTAACATTGCTTTCGTTTCCTGCATCATTTCGGACCGATAGTAATTTTCTCAACGTCAAGCGAACCACCGGAATTCAAATTACCTGTTCAAAGAGGCGAATACGCTCCTGGGTGACGGCACTTAAACCGGAATAACTTCGAATTCCGGCAGCATCGATGGGATGGAGTTTATTGACGACAAAACTTCCCGACGACGTCCGGCTGCGAAATGGCTCGGATGTGCCGGACGCTTGAGCCAGCCCATCGGCAGCCATTTCCGTAATTCCGGCCAAGTCATTCAGGGCTAGACTGGGCGACGGCGGTATGACGGTTTCGCCTCCAAGCGACGCCGATCGCTTCCTTTCTACCGTCGGAGGGGTCGACGGAATCTCTGCAGAGCTCAAACGGAATTCGGAAGCCTCCACTGGCAAGGCCGGCTGGCCTCCGGTGGAGCCAAGCTCGACTAGAGAATGAGCGGAGCCGGTAGGAACTAGTGCTTCGACTATTGTTTGAGTCGTCGCTATATTAGTAATAATGGTGGTGGTCGAAGTAACGACTGGAAAGGCTGGAGGGGCATCGCCCCGATCGCTCAAGTCGGGGCTGTCCAGTGACGTCTGTCTCTTCTTTCGCGCTGCTGCGATGATGGACGACACGATTTCTTTGGCGTAGGCATCTTTACGGTCATCCGTATTGCTAGCCAAATTACTGTTGCTGACCTGTCATCATCAACCAAAACCAATTACTCCACGACCGGATAATTaaacaacaaataaatcaacaacaaacaaaaaaaccaaacctGGGTGGGCGAACTGGGCTGTAAAGTGTCCACTTGGTCTTGATCGGGAGGGAAGAAGAATTCGACCTTATCGATGAGCGTTTCGACGATGCGACACTGATGAGACATATCAGTCACCATGGTAACCGTGCTGTCATCCCCTGGCCGAATGAGCGTCGGTCCAAAGACGATGGCTAGATTACGAGCTTCCATCTTGTTGACGTTACTCTTGCCGGCCACGCGCGACAAATGGCCCACGAGGTAGCGCAACGTGGAGTAATGGGGCTCGGGAAGCTCATCGACCAGCCGCTTGATGGAATTCAAACGGACTTGCTCCGGTTCGATCTTGCTGGCTTCGATCAAAGCGCCGTAGAGTTCCGACGTCACCAGCGGATCGGGCAGTTTGCGGAAGAAGGATTTCATCAGTGACGAGATCACGTTGACGTCATTCCAGCGCGGATCCGACTGATTGAGGCCGTCGAATCCACGGTTGAGCGAGTCGGAGAGAGCGTTAACGGCCACGCTGTTGCCCGGCACTCGATAAACGCCGACGCTCTCCAATCCGCGAGCTTCGACGATGCCGACGCAAAGTTCGACGATCAATGGAATGCTCTCCGACAAGGAGGAGCGAGGGCAGAACTCGAGCGGGACGCCAATGGTGGCCCCTTCGGGTATCATCTGCGGATGGAAAAGTCCAGCGGAGTTGGGCGAATTGCCCTGGATTTTCTTGAATTGCTGGACTACTTTGCGTCGCCACGTCGTCGGTTTGTTGACATTGGCCGGTGTGGAATGCGCGCCATCGCCGCTACCGCCAGATCCGCCGCTACtaccgccgccgccgccaccgccaccgccgccgatGGTTCCAGGAAGACTCGGCTTTCGCGTCTTGGAGACGGGCGAATGTCCAGTGGGCGACCGGTTGCGGTGCAAAGTGAATCGACCCATGCGGCGTCCGTGAGCCATCGAATTATCAGCTTCCTGAGCCTGTCGGACTAACATCATTTCGCTGCTGCTGTAGCTGGACCCAGGGCCGTCTTCCTTGTCGCTATTATTGGCAGCCGTCTGCTCCTAATTTCGTTTGTAAAGAAGCAGAATATGTCAATttaataaatcaataaaacaaaataataaaacaacaacTGCACACCTGTTGGAAACTGTCCAGCCAGAGGACCATATCGTTGTTATCTTCGCATTGCATTAGGTACTCGCACAGGCCGTTGAATGTGGAAAGACGCAGCACGTGCTTGCGTTTGGTGTAGTAGACTGCCACCTCGACGGTGCATCCTCGCAAGTCAATGACCATATCGTCGGCTCCAGTGCCCGGAGTGAaactgctgttgttgctgccactgttgttgctgctgctacCGGTGCCGTTGGCAGTGGAGGCGGACGAGGAGGCAACGTTACGATCTCTTGTGAAATGCACCGTGCCGCAACGTATCCGCGTCCACATTTGGCGCCAGGAACGGTCAGTGGATCGCCGACAATCGATGATTGTCTGTTTGACGTAGAGCCATCCTTCGCGTCCTTCCGTCTCGGACGGGCTGGGCGGATGAGCACCGGCCGCGCTCGAATTGGATTCGCCTTGCTGTTGCGATTTGGCAGCAGACACTTTTGTCGAGTCTCCAAAAAGCGAGCGCAATTTTTGGATACTGTGCGGCGGATGCGCCGGACGCCTGCGATATCAAACCAAAGAACAAATGGCGAATGGTGCGATTAAGACATGATTTCAACAAGCCGACCCAAAAACTAAGAAGgtcaaaagaaaaggaaaatgaaacagAAGAGACCACCAGCAATTTTTGACCGATTTGCTGTGTACAAAAgggaatttattttatttttttttttattttttttttattttctgttttgtattttttggaatGTGGTTTCTATCCATCCTGACTTCAAGAGACTGTCATTCGGGTCGGGTGAGGAGGAGATGGAAGAGGTTTCTCCTAACTTGTCTACAAATGAAAATCGTGCgattaacaaaacaaactaaaagGCGGGAAAAGtcaaaggaagaagaaaagaaaaaaaaaaacagagaaaagGACATTAGtactggggggggggggggtcctAACGGAGTAGGGAGGGTATCGTCGAGTCACAATCTCATGCTGAATGATGGTGTgggcttttttgttttttgttttgcatgtGTCACGGATGttgttcatcatcatcatcatcatcatcatcatagTAGGAAGCTCACCGACTGGCCAGCGGTGGAGGTTGCGACGTCGCTTTGTTGGCAACAATCGAAGACGATAAgagggtagtagtagtagtagtagaagaagaagaagaagaagtggCCATCCGCGGATGCGGAGTAGGAGGAGGAGGCCTGGATTTGTCTTCGAAATACTGCCGCAGGCGAGAAATCATGCCAGCCGCTGGCTGGACACGATCCACCACAGACACCATCACCAGATTAGTCTCCACTTTAACCACGGCCCACGAAGTCGAACTGTATGACACCATTGATAGATACATGGCCGAGAAAGAACGATCCGTCATGAAGAGAAAGAAACTAACGTCGTCATTCTgtccctctctttttttttatttttatttgcgGGGTTCAAccagggagagagagagagaggtggGGTGGAGGGCAATGATATTTCTCGGGCCGACTCCCGGAAAGAGTttgcgaaaagaaaaaaaataaaacaaaataaaaaagagggcAGAAAAGACTGAACAACAAAATGTCTCGCCTTTTCAAACGAAAAAGGCCgaataaaaactgaaacaaaaaaaaacaaaacaaatggaaaacaaagaTGTTTCTCTTACCCTTTGGCTGAGTGCTCGTTGTTGGTGGGCGTAGACGTGGTGGTCGTGGTGGTCGTGGTGGTAGTCGTGCCACTAGTCACCACGGTCTCGGCTTCTGTTGTGACCGTGCCGATGGCCATCGGACCATCAACCGGGTTACCAGCTTGCGCTTTCAAATACGATATGCGTCTCATGCCCCGGTCAGAGTCGTCATCTAATCAAATGACCAAGACGCCGTTGAAAATGACATTCGACACTTCAGTTATTTAGCGCCATACCGTAAATCTTTTGGCGTCGATTGACGCTGGCCGTCGTTGCCGGTGTCGCCATTTTAGTAGCCGACTGGCTTTCGAGTTGCTGGACTGTCGCACTGCCGCTGCTGCTAATACTGCTCGAGCCTGGTGGCGAGAAACGACATTAATGAAGCAAACAGCGACGAATTGTTGGGTTGGattaaatttgagaaaaagaaagaaaaccattACAATGGGTGGAAACAAGTAGAtctaaaatgaaacaaacatTCCGTAGTTTTTGATTAGTGCAGCGATGGAGAATAAGAACCAGAGGCAAGACCAACCTGAGGAGGTACCTAAAGAAGCCATGAGCTGGTCGAATCGCTCCAAAACGGACAACTCAAAATCAGAAGCGATGGGACTAGGTCGTGGCAGAGATAATGGGCTACAACTTCTGGCCCTATCGGCCATGGCGGTGGCAACAATGTCAGCGTCGATATCAGTTTGCAAGCAAGGAGCTTTGGCAGAGGGACAACCAGTTGTCGTTGTTGGATGCAGCGCCAACGGCTGATGGTTGTTCAGGTTGTGATGATTGCCGGTTAGTTTCAAATGAGAGGGTCGCTTTTTAACGCGACTGACCGTCACAATGCTACTGGACGCACTCGTATTCGAGTTCTCATCCAGCGACGGATCAATCCGTAGTAGCGGACTAGTAGAAGCTGCTAGTATGCAAttcaaagaaataaagaaaaacaacaaataggGAAAGGCAACAAAGCCAACAAACCATAAAATTATAAGGCATTCAAAACAGGAAAAATTGAACGACGAAAATTATTACAACACAAACAGCAAACGatgaaatttaagaaaaaaaaaaagtcaagcggaaaaaagaaaaaaaattatctatgcattttttgttgttgctgttctAAACGTCTAGTAAATGAGTTAGCGAGAAGGAGGCGCAGGCGAGCGGGCAGGGCGGGGCGGGAACGGGACTCACCGAAATCACGGACGGCGGAACGGTACGAGTGCTGCCTCAAGACGAGACTTTTACGCTCCTCCTCGTTCCACGTCACTTGTGCATCTACGataatatacacacacacacggccaTGTAGCCCGCATCAAATGATGTGTCTCAtcgtttagttttttttttgttttttcttttctgcttgAAACATTCCCTTCGCCTCCCCCCGCTAGTTTAAACATTACCCTCCTAAAAAAACACTGAAACACTTGAACCTATCGGGCAAAGAAAGAGCAAACTCACCGTATGAATTGGGTGGAAATTCCAATTCTACCGCAGGCGGTTGACAATGTAAATTCGAACTGCCAATGATGACGGTGCGGTTCCCCGAACCGCCGATCGGCACCCGCTGAAAATCCGTCGCTAGTTTATCTTTATTCgtttcaacaaaaaaggaagaggttgatggtaaaaaaaaaaaattaaacaattatTATTAAGCGACGTAAACACAAGCGCTTCTTACTGGAACGTTcggcggcagcagcagcggcggaggcggcggcggcagcagcAACGGCGGCGGAGGCAACGGCAGCAGCTTCCTGTTGTTGTTTGCCACGTTGAGCGATACGGGCCAGAAGGCCCTTTTCGGCGCCATTTTCAAACGGTTTGGTTCGCTTGACGACGACAGGCGCGTTGGCAGCCGACGTGGCCGCCGCCAATGGATGTTGGCCGGCTTTGGTGGGCGACGGCGTGAAAAACTCTTCGGGAGAGGCCAGCGGCGCGTGCATCAACGTCAACTGCCGACTCGGTTTCGATTCCGGCGCCGGATCGGACGCGATGTTCTCTTGGATGCGGGTCAGCGTCGACACGAACTGTTTGTTGCCAGACGGACTAgtcgtgttgttgttgttgctacTGGTTACCGTGGTGGTTGTAGTCGTCGTTGTGGCATTGGTCGAACCGTAAAACGGTTTGGGTACCGTGTTGGGCACCAAGCCGAGGCCCACCGCGCCCGGCGACTGAGACGGGCTGACAGGAGGCGTAGCTCTTTTGGAGCTGAAAGAGACGGACCAAGGTTCGATGGACGTGATGCCCATCGGGATGATTTCTGTTTTCGTGACGGCCGAAGACGATGCCTTGTTATGATGCTGATGCTGATGCTGATGCTGATGCTGATGCAGATGATGGTGATGGAGCGGATGTGTCTGAGCTTGTTGTTGAGACGGCGTCGTAATGGCCGTCACCTCCGAAGTCAGCGAGTCGAGTGACGTGGTCAACGACGCGCTGATGGGAGGCCACACTGGCCGGGCGAATTTCTGCGGTTGGGCGTAAAATTCTTTGGGGACGGGCGGCGATTGCTGAGCCTCTTGAACGTTGACCCAGTACGGCAGAGCGGGCCTCTTCAGAAACTCCTCCTTCTGTTCGAAACTCTTCTTGATGCGTGTCATCACTTGCGCCTGTTGATGCGACTGTTGGTCGTTGCATTCCGACGCGGCCGAGTACAGACTGCCTTTGCTGGAATTGAGCGGAGAATCGCGAAGGTTCTGTTGCTGCAGGCTCGACACGCTGCCGTGGATCGCCGCAAACGTCGCCATTTCCATCGGATGCATCGGGTAGTggaattgttgttgttgttgttgttgctgttgattGTGGGGGGGAAAGCTGGACGTGCCCTCTGAACCGGCGTAACGGGCGTGACCAGCGCTACCCGCCGCAGTGCTGAAAGTGGCAGCCGGGGCGTTAATGCTGGAAATAAACTCGCTCTTACAGGTGGGCGTTCCAGCGTAGGAACTTCGTTTCGAATGGGCGGCCGAATTGAATCCCGTGGCAGAGCCGGGATAGCATTCGACGCCTTGCCCGCCGGCTAGACTTCCTCGGCAACCGGCCGCACCGTTAGGATTGAAATCAGCCGATTTGCGCACGCTCTTGGACACGAGCGCGGCCGCCGCGGCGAGACGGGCCTGGGCCGCAACGGCTGCATCTTCGCTTGATCGGCTATTGGCCGTCGTCGTTGTggttgtcgtcgtcgttcCGGCCGTCACCAACGGCGACAGGACGCGTCCGAGCGGCGCGCCAGTGTTTGGCTTTGGAGCTGGGCTCGTGTGGGATGTCGCTGGTTTCCTAGTTTCCACCTATGGCAATGAATAGACAAACGAGTCGTtgaaatcaatcaatcaaacaaaaagtaGCGTGACGTTTCGGCATAATGGGCACCTGGAACGGTTGATAGGGTTTAGGCCGTGGCAGGTGCGACATGATGTTGTTGGGTTTCAAAGGGTCCATTACCATTTTGCCGGCCTGGTCTTCCGCAGTTCCAGCGGCTGGAATAACTGTCGCTGGTCTGGCGTTTGTGTACGGGTTGTGAGCCGTATCAGCAAAACACtagagaaacaaaacaaaaacaaacaaatgtttttggtCAAGTCTGTTACTTGGCGATTCGATTGGTGTCGGTTACCTGCTGGAGAACGTCGTGCTCTTTCGGCATTACGACCAGCTGCAAATTGGGTCCACTTTTCTGTATCATCTGCACCACTTGGGCGTACGATTTGCACATGACCGACTCTCCATTGACACTCACCACCTGGTCACCTAAATTCACCAAACGATTGGATAGCCGTCATTAATTGGCCATCCATCACAATTTCACaagagagaacaaaaaaacaaaacaaaactatcGAAAGGGAAGGGTCCGGGCTAGACAGGATGGTATTGTGGTGAAAGAGAGTTAGGCCATATCATGTCGTATTCGATTCACGTACCAGTCGAAAGTCCGGCTTTGACGGCGGGTCCGTTTTCTCGAACATGCTTGACGAAGATGGTGTCCATCGGTATCATGGGGTCGAGCAGACCGGCCGACATTCCACGTTGCCATTCCTCGGGGCAATCCTTCAGagtcgaaaaaagaagaagaagaagaagatgatgaagaaaaagaggaagaagaagaagaagaaacgaaaatgtaTATCAAACAAGAGTGACAGATGGATATCACATGATACAAACATTCCAATAGCAAACAAATATACACAACGCACACACTCGATGGAACGGAGAGATTCTATTTAAGGGACTCATTTCCTTATGCGTGTGTGCGCGCTGATGATGACGGTTATGTCTAGTATTCCAATATAAGAGGGAGGGCAAaatggggaaagaaaaaaaagagagagaaagcaGCTGCTATATACGCTTTGAATTCAAAAGTGCCCCCTCCTTCTCTTAATCCCAATCTGAACGCCAACCAAAAATCCCATTtggaaatgaataaataatcaaaagagaaaatatcTAGCACacaaaatgtgttttttttttttttaaatagggaTGCAAtacacttaaaaaaaacatattcaaagattaaaagagaaaagagccACTTGGGTCCGAGAGGTCTTGTCATCAAAAAGGGCGTCCGTGCTAgttgagtgtgtgtgtgtgtgtgca contains these protein-coding regions:
- the LOC116918769 gene encoding rho GTPase-activating protein 21 isoform X6, which codes for MMAEPSSKPTVQQQQQIVANELSSSKISTLAVRDRLNAAAPTQPRTVTNTDSGGDRRNVRGPRCITIQRSSAGFGFTLRHFIVYPPDSVSDCPEEWQRGMSAGLLDPMIPMDTIFVKHVRENGPAVKAGLSTGDQVVSVNGESVMCKSYAQVVQMIQKSGPNLQLVVMPKEHDVLQQCFADTAHNPYTNARPATVIPAAGTAEDQAGKMVMDPLKPNNIMSHLPRPKPYQPFQVETRKPATSHTSPAPKPNTGAPLGRVLSPLVTAGTTTTTTTTTANSRSSEDAAVAAQARLAAAAALVSKSVRKSADFNPNGAAGCRGSLAGGQGVECYPGSATGFNSAAHSKRSSYAGTPTCKSEFISSINAPAATFSTAAGSAGHARYAGSEGTSSFPPHNQQQQQQQQQFHYPMHPMEMATFAAIHGSVSSLQQQNLRDSPLNSSKGSLYSAASECNDQQSHQQAQVMTRIKKSFEQKEEFLKRPALPYWVNVQEAQQSPPVPKEFYAQPQKFARPVWPPISASLTTSLDSLTSEVTAITTPSQQQAQTHPLHHHHLHQHQHQHQHQHHNKASSSAVTKTEIIPMGITSIEPWSVSFSSKRATPPVSPSQSPGAVGLGLVPNTVPKPFYGSTNATTTTTTTTVTSSNNNNTTSPSGNKQFVSTLTRIQENIASDPAPESKPSRQLTLMHAPLASPEEFFTPSPTKAGQHPLAAATSAANAPVVVKRTKPFENGAEKGLLARIAQRGKQQQEAAAVASAAVAAAAAASAAAAAAERSNKLATDFQRVPIGGSGNRTVIIGSSNLHCQPPAVELEFPPNSYASTSPLLRIDPSLDENSNTSASSSIVTVSRVKKRPSHLKLTGNHHNLNNHQPLALHPTTTTGCPSAKAPCLQTDIDADIVATAMADRARSCSPLSLPRPSPIASDFELSVLERFDQLMASLGTSSGSSSISSSGSATVQQLESQSATKMATPATTASVNRRQKIYDDDSDRGMRRISYLKAQAGNPVDGPMAIGTVTTEAETVVTSGTTTTTTTTTTTSTPTNNEHSAKGSTSWAVVKVETNLVMVSVVDRVQPAAGMISRLRQYFEDKSRPPPPTPHPRMATSSSSSSTTTTTTLLSSSIVANKATSQPPPLASRRPAHPPHSIQKLRSLFGDSTKVSAAKSQQQGESNSSAAGAHPPSPSETEGREGWLYVKQTIIDCRRSTDRSWRQMWTRIRCGTVHFTRDRNVASSSASTANGTGSSSNNSGSNNSSFTPGTGADDMVIDLRGCTVEVAVYYTKRKHVLRLSTFNGLCEYLMQCEDNNDMVLWLDSFQQEQTAANNSDKEDGPGSSYSSSEMMLVRQAQEADNSMAHGRRMGRFTLHRNRSPTGHSPVSKTRKPSLPGTIGGGGGGGGGGSSGGSGGSGDGAHSTPANVNKPTTWRRKVVQQFKKIQGNSPNSAGLFHPQMIPEGATIGVPLEFCPRSSLSESIPLIVELCVGIVEARGLESVGVYRVPGNSVAVNALSDSLNRGFDGLNQSDPRWNDVNVISSLMKSFFRKLPDPLVTSELYGALIEASKIEPEQVRLNSIKRLVDELPEPHYSTLRYLVGHLSRVAGKSNVNKMEARNLAIVFGPTLIRPGDDSTVTMVTDMSHQCRIVETLIDKVEFFFPPDQDQVDTLQPSSPTQVSNSNLASNTDDRKDAYAKEIVSSIIAAARKKRQTSLDSPDLSDRGDAPPAFPVVTSTTTIITNIATTQTIVEALVPTGSAHSLVELGSTGGQPALPVEASEFRLSSAEIPSTPPTVERKRSASLGGETVIPPSPSLALNDLAGITEMAADGLAQASGTSEPFRSRTSSGSFVVNKLHPIDAAGIRSYSGLSAVTQERIRLFEQETKAMLQRDLARQVRREGEPVPPSAGARRLDKTEVESAWHRAKLEMETDDFLDVLADNPSDVTDSTATLDVSVSSDQDKKPEEQQEKQPEEGVEIDPTVETIATDEKRCRDTEKEPQMSRALSAIAVQKEEDNHAAQKEEDNHAAQVAEEKVDEKPVVEVDAVKSSNGRGVTGPKSATTAKQPTVGGGGAVGRSQIPKPSASSKSNESSPASAKVATASTDSTRTSPSKSVTAPSSTAVKSRSSMAVVGRAKTVELNKSVPAKKMSAGELQAPRMLRQMSAGQMQPQSPNRVLPVKTNPRLKSAETSPAKKSSAASSNKTEETKKSATTTDGEQSNRLLESNLDETLDAADQPKSGPKETADPVDRPNIKQASVSVKRESKSADTGKAVKRSDSLTKDEKTESNTKAREREMRQTSVGQKTPRKFVQRSGESGLKRRHTVGGTRDFDKVRIRWLADKSDERNVIPAPRWSAWDRLQPLISDEDLNVDRSLKTWMRSERIRTSSPELCRRSDTASIATNTLPANAPGCASGQPLEASSSIRQDEDASSP
- the LOC116918769 gene encoding rho GTPase-activating protein 21 isoform X5 produces the protein MMAEPSSKPTVQQQQQIVANELSSSKISTLAVRDRLNAAAPTQPRTVTNTDSGGDRRNVRGPRCITIQRSSAGFGFTLRHFIVYPPDSVSDCPEEWQRGMSAGLLDPMIPMDTIFVKHVRENGPAVKAGLSTGDQVVSVNGESVMCKSYAQVVQMIQKSGPNLQLVVMPKEHDVLQQCFADTAHNPYTNARPATVIPAAGTAEDQAGKMVMDPLKPNNIMSHLPRPKPYQPFQVETRKPATSHTSPAPKPNTGAPLGRVLSPLVTAGTTTTTTTTTANSRSSEDAAVAAQARLAAAAALVSKSVRKSADFNPNGAAGCRGSLAGGQGVECYPGSATGFNSAAHSKRSSYAGTPTCKSEFISSINAPAATFSTAAGSAGHARYAGSEGTSSFPPHNQQQQQQQQQFHYPMHPMEMATFAAIHGSVSSLQQQNLRDSPLNSSKGSLYSAASECNDQQSHQQAQVMTRIKKSFEQKEEFLKRPALPYWVNVQEAQQSPPVPKEFYAQPQKFARPVWPPISASLTTSLDSLTSEVTAITTPSQQQAQTHPLHHHHLHQHQHQHQHQHHNKASSSAVTKTEIIPMGITSIEPWSVSFSSKRATPPVSPSQSPGAVGLGLVPNTVPKPFYGSTNATTTTTTTTVTSSNNNNTTSPSGNKQFVSTLTRIQENIASDPAPESKPSRQLTLMHAPLASPEEFFTPSPTKAGQHPLAAATSAANAPVVVKRTKPFENGAEKGLLARIAQRGKQQQEAAAVASAAVAAAAAASAAAAAAERSNKLATDFQRVPIGGSGNRTVIIGSSNLHCQPPAVELEFPPNSYAASTSPLLRIDPSLDENSNTSASSSIVTVSRVKKRPSHLKLTGNHHNLNNHQPLALHPTTTTGCPSAKAPCLQTDIDADIVATAMADRARSCSPLSLPRPSPIASDFELSVLERFDQLMASLGTSSGSSSISSSGSATVQQLESQSATKMATPATTASVNRRQKIYDDDSDRGMRRISYLKAQAGNPVDGPMAIGTVTTEAETVVTSGTTTTTTTTTTTSTPTNNEHSAKGSTSWAVVKVETNLVMVSVVDRVQPAAGMISRLRQYFEDKSRPPPPTPHPRMATSSSSSSTTTTTTLLSSSIVANKATSQPPPLASRRPAHPPHSIQKLRSLFGDSTKVSAAKSQQQGESNSSAAGAHPPSPSETEGREGWLYVKQTIIDCRRSTDRSWRQMWTRIRCGTVHFTRDRNVASSSASTANGTGSSSNNSGSNNSSFTPGTGADDMVIDLRGCTVEVAVYYTKRKHVLRLSTFNGLCEYLMQCEDNNDMVLWLDSFQQEQTAANNSDKEDGPGSSYSSSEMMLVRQAQEADNSMAHGRRMGRFTLHRNRSPTGHSPVSKTRKPSLPGTIGGGGGGGGGGSSGGSGGSGDGAHSTPANVNKPTTWRRKVVQQFKKIQGNSPNSAGLFHPQMIPEGATIGVPLEFCPRSSLSESIPLIVELCVGIVEARGLESVGVYRVPGNSVAVNALSDSLNRGFDGLNQSDPRWNDVNVISSLMKSFFRKLPDPLVTSELYGALIEASKIEPEQVRLNSIKRLVDELPEPHYSTLRYLVGHLSRVAGKSNVNKMEARNLAIVFGPTLIRPGDDSTVTMVTDMSHQCRIVETLIDKVEFFFPPDQDQVDTLQPSSPTQVSNSNLASNTDDRKDAYAKEIVSSIIAAARKKRQTSLDSPDLSDRGDAPPAFPVVTSTTTIITNIATTQTIVEALVPTGSAHSLVELGSTGGQPALPVEASEFRLSSAEIPSTPPTVERKRSASLGGETVIPPSPSLALNDLAGITEMAADGLAQASGTSEPFRSRTSSGSFVVNKLHPIDAAGIRSYSGLSAVTQERIRLFEQETKAMLQRDLARQVRREGEPVPPSAGARRLDKTEVESAWHRAKLEMETDDFLDVLADNPSDVTDSTATLDVSVSSDQDKKPEEQQEKQPEEGVEIDPTVETIATDEKRCRDTEKEPQMSRALSAIAVQKEEDNHAAQKEEDNHAAQVAEEKVDEKPVVEVDAVKSSNGRGVTGPKSATTAKQPTVGGGGAVGRSQIPKPSASSKSNESSPASAKVATASTDSTRTSPSKSVTAPSSTAVKSRSSMAVVGRAKTVELNKSVPAKKMSAGELQAPRMLRQMSAGQMQPQSPNRVLPVKTNPRLKSAETSPAKKSSAASSNKTEETKKSATTTDGEQSNRLLESNLDETLDAADQPKSGPKETADPVDRPNIKQASVSVKRESKSADTGKAVKRSDSLTKDEKTESNTKAREREMRQTSVGQKTPRKFVQRSGESGLKRRHTVGGTRDFDKVRIRWLADKSDERNVIPAPRWSAWDRLQPLISDEDLNVDRSLKTWMRSERIRTSSPELCRRSDTASIATNTLPANAPGCASGQPLEASSSIRQDEDASSP